A single Stutzerimonas stutzeri DNA region contains:
- a CDS encoding histone-like nucleoid-structuring protein, MvaT/MvaU family has protein sequence MSKLAEYKALEAQLAEQLKQLDALRNDKELEREIEFEEKLRNLMADYGVGLRDIISLLDPQAGRPNAAPAARGPRRQRQVKIYKHPETSEIVETKGGNHNVLKAWKEKHGAKVVEGWLQ, from the coding sequence ATGTCCAAACTTGCAGAATACAAAGCGTTAGAGGCCCAGCTCGCAGAACAACTTAAGCAGCTTGATGCTCTGAGAAATGACAAAGAACTTGAGCGCGAAATCGAGTTCGAGGAAAAGCTCCGTAATCTGATGGCCGACTATGGTGTGGGCTTACGCGACATCATTTCTCTACTGGACCCGCAAGCAGGTCGCCCGAATGCCGCTCCGGCTGCTCGCGGGCCGCGGAGACAGCGCCAAGTCAAAATATACAAACATCCCGAAACCAGCGAGATTGTGGAGACAAAGGGCGGTAACCATAACGTTCTGAAGGCTTGGAAAGAGAAGCACGGTGCTAAGGTTGTCGAGGGTTGGCTCCAGTAA
- a CDS encoding DoxX family protein, which translates to MTATNRTLPYAALVLRVILGVMFLAHGLTKLLVFTPAGTAGFFESIGFPGFLAYPVIAFEVVGGLFLILGVYARWVAAIATVQLLVAASVHFGNGWSFTNANGGWEYPVFLAFTALALALLDDGAFALKRSVRNQPL; encoded by the coding sequence ATGACCGCCACAAATCGCACCCTCCCTTATGCCGCTCTGGTTCTACGCGTGATCCTCGGCGTGATGTTTCTCGCCCACGGCCTGACCAAGCTGCTGGTCTTTACCCCGGCTGGCACTGCAGGTTTCTTTGAGTCCATCGGTTTCCCAGGCTTTCTTGCGTACCCGGTTATTGCCTTCGAAGTGGTCGGCGGCCTGTTTCTTATTCTCGGAGTTTATGCGCGCTGGGTAGCAGCCATAGCCACAGTGCAACTACTGGTCGCAGCAAGTGTGCACTTCGGCAACGGGTGGAGCTTTACTAACGCCAATGGCGGTTGGGAATACCCGGTGTTTCTGGCCTTCACTGCTCTGGCTTTGGCTCTGCTGGATGACGGTGCCTTTGCGCTGAAGCGCTCGGTACGTAACCAGCCTCTGTAA
- a CDS encoding NADPH-dependent F420 reductase, translating to MNITLIGTGNMGSAFAQQLSQAGHQVRITGRDLDKARAVAAQHANVEAFAADQALGQNEVVIVATAYQDAVAALSGLGRLDGKVIIDITNPLTADYMGLTIGHSTSAAEEIAKALPGVELVKGFNTLFAQVLASGPNFANGQQGSVFLASDSARAKQNAAALAESLGWQTVDAGGLVNARYLEALAGLNIYLGYGAGLGTQIAPTWLNR from the coding sequence ATGAACATTACCCTTATCGGTACCGGCAACATGGGCTCGGCTTTTGCTCAACAGTTATCCCAGGCAGGCCATCAGGTTCGCATCACCGGACGTGATCTGGACAAGGCGCGCGCCGTCGCAGCACAGCATGCAAACGTCGAAGCGTTCGCCGCCGACCAGGCGCTTGGCCAGAACGAAGTAGTGATTGTCGCTACTGCTTACCAGGACGCGGTAGCCGCACTGAGTGGCCTGGGCAGGCTCGACGGCAAAGTGATCATCGACATCACCAACCCGCTGACCGCCGACTACATGGGCCTGACCATTGGCCACAGCACCAGTGCAGCGGAGGAAATTGCCAAGGCGCTGCCCGGCGTAGAGCTGGTTAAAGGTTTCAACACCTTGTTCGCTCAGGTATTGGCCTCCGGCCCCAACTTTGCCAACGGCCAACAGGGCAGCGTATTCCTGGCAAGCGACAGCGCGCGGGCCAAACAGAACGCTGCCGCCTTGGCAGAAAGCCTGGGTTGGCAAACCGTGGATGCTGGCGGTCTGGTCAACGCTCGTTATCTCGAGGCGCTGGCCGGACTGAACATCTATCTCGGCTATGGCGCCGGCCTCGGCACCCAAATCGCGCCGACCTGGCTCAATCGTTAA
- a CDS encoding LysR family transcriptional regulator: MDRALEMQVFCAVVDKGSFVGAVEALEMSKAAVSRHVNALEERLGVRLLQRTTRRLSLTEEGRVFYQQAREVLALMGEAESAVSSGSHEPAGVLRVNAPVSFGVLHLAPLWTHFLSLHPKLELDISLNDRQVDLVEEGYDVAVRIARMESSSLVGRRFASTRMRLCASPDYLANHTPMKKPEDLIDHRVIAYSNFSSGSEWSFSGPDGEHKVSTRSVIRCNNGDTCRAVALNAGGILLQPSFMVSEDIREGRLVELLPAYRSIELGIYAVYPTRKHLASKVRAFINFLVEQFEHVDWESDAPVRKS; the protein is encoded by the coding sequence ATGGATCGAGCACTGGAGATGCAAGTCTTTTGCGCGGTGGTCGACAAGGGGAGCTTCGTCGGCGCCGTTGAAGCGTTAGAAATGTCTAAAGCCGCGGTTTCCAGACACGTGAACGCGCTGGAGGAACGTCTGGGCGTGCGCTTGTTGCAACGCACGACACGACGCTTATCGCTTACAGAAGAGGGGCGGGTTTTCTACCAGCAAGCGCGGGAAGTGTTGGCGTTGATGGGGGAAGCGGAGAGCGCGGTTTCGTCCGGCTCTCATGAGCCTGCTGGCGTCTTGAGAGTGAATGCGCCGGTGAGCTTTGGGGTGTTGCATTTGGCACCGCTCTGGACGCATTTTTTGAGCCTGCACCCAAAACTTGAACTGGATATCAGCCTGAACGATCGTCAGGTCGATCTGGTGGAAGAGGGGTATGACGTCGCAGTACGGATTGCGCGGATGGAGAGTTCATCGCTGGTGGGACGGCGTTTCGCGAGCACTCGGATGCGTCTGTGTGCATCACCGGACTATCTGGCAAACCATACGCCGATGAAAAAACCAGAAGACCTGATTGATCACCGAGTGATTGCCTATAGCAATTTTTCGAGCGGTAGCGAATGGAGTTTTAGCGGGCCGGATGGCGAGCACAAGGTCAGCACACGGTCAGTCATTCGCTGCAATAATGGTGATACCTGCCGAGCCGTTGCGTTGAATGCTGGCGGGATCCTGCTGCAGCCCAGTTTCATGGTTAGCGAGGACATTCGCGAGGGCAGGCTGGTAGAGCTACTACCGGCGTATCGATCCATAGAGCTGGGCATTTATGCGGTTTACCCGACCCGCAAACACTTGGCGTCCAAAGTGCGTGCATTCATCAATTTTCTGGTCGAGCAATTTGAGCACGTCGATTGGGAATCGGACGCCCCCGTGAGGAAGAGTTGA